Proteins found in one Bremerella volcania genomic segment:
- the dgt gene encoding dGTP triphosphohydrolase — translation MNYDQREDRLLAPYALRSKQSRGREHEEADQPYRSPFQRDRDRIIHSSAFRRMADKTQVFMSVSDYHRTRLTHTIEVVNVARTIGRSLGLNEELIEALGYLHDLGHPPLGHTGEEVLQECMADCGGFSHNAFGLVLVKFLETRSPYYDGLNLTHEVLEGQITRVDKRQMTFLRPLLEAQTVEACDSITYDTHDADDALKLGLVNFDELMQVPLFAQAAEKAYQRYGQLEGRRLRKMVIHQLIDIQVTDVMQTAMERIAKWSPATPEEAEMCEPIVTVSDDLRARKTQLERFLFDRVYRHPDIVEFRQRGQDQLRRMYEGYLRRPELVRGKCADWFEVWGLPRTVGYYIATMTDSYCQREFEAHFR, via the coding sequence ATGAATTACGACCAGCGCGAGGACCGGCTTTTAGCTCCTTACGCGCTTCGAAGTAAACAGTCGCGCGGTCGCGAGCACGAAGAGGCCGACCAGCCGTATCGCTCGCCGTTTCAGCGCGATCGCGATCGGATCATCCATAGCAGTGCATTCCGCCGGATGGCCGACAAAACGCAGGTCTTCATGAGCGTCAGCGACTACCACCGCACGCGGCTGACTCACACGATCGAAGTCGTGAACGTGGCCCGCACCATCGGCCGCAGTTTGGGACTGAATGAAGAACTGATTGAGGCTTTAGGGTATCTGCACGACCTAGGGCATCCGCCACTGGGGCACACGGGGGAAGAGGTACTTCAGGAGTGCATGGCTGACTGCGGAGGGTTCTCGCACAACGCGTTCGGCCTGGTGCTGGTGAAGTTTCTTGAAACGCGCAGTCCCTACTACGACGGGCTGAACCTCACGCACGAGGTGCTGGAGGGGCAGATCACGCGGGTCGACAAGCGGCAGATGACTTTCCTGCGGCCGCTATTGGAAGCCCAGACGGTCGAGGCCTGCGACAGCATTACGTACGACACGCACGACGCCGACGACGCGCTCAAGCTAGGGCTGGTGAATTTCGACGAGCTGATGCAGGTTCCGCTATTTGCGCAAGCGGCCGAGAAAGCGTATCAGCGGTATGGCCAATTGGAAGGGCGTCGGTTGCGGAAGATGGTCATCCACCAACTGATCGACATTCAGGTCACCGACGTCATGCAGACCGCGATGGAGCGGATCGCCAAGTGGAGCCCGGCCACGCCGGAGGAAGCCGAGATGTGCGAGCCGATCGTGACGGTGAGCGATGACCTTCGTGCGCGAAAAACCCAGCTCGAGCGGTTCCTGTTTGATAGGGTTTACCGCCATCCTGACATCGTCGAGTTCCGCCAGCGCGGCCAGGACCAACTGCGGCGGATGTACGAGGGGTATTTACGCCGTCCAGAGCTGGTACGTGGTAAATGTGCCGACTGGTTCGAGGTTTGGGGGCTTCCTCGTACCGTAGGGTATTACATCGCCACCATGACCGATTCTTACTGCCAACGGGAGTTTGAAGCCCATTTTCGCTAG
- a CDS encoding PIN/TRAM domain-containing protein, whose protein sequence is MALIVLRIVFILVAAGVGITVIQVDAFRSALQDQPFWAFVGVLVLALAVIGIDIFVKNKRYDTISGVYFGLLVGLSLTYILGLITQVWFPADNPGAVTAHRALQLVVGMVLCYSCISLVLQTKDDFRFIIPYVEFAKEVKGPKPYVLDTSIVIDGRIADVVETGFFDNVLIMPRFVLAELQGIADSSDKLKRSRGRRGLDILNRLRNNDQVDLKIHDRETPDMEGQPVDMKLVLLAKLLEGKIVTGDYNLNKVAKLHNVEVINLNEIANALKPVFLPGEHLSVRIVKKGEEDSQGVGYLDDGTMIVVEGGREHINSQVRILVTSVLQTSAGRMIFGRYEANEGGPSGGGQKTPANTSA, encoded by the coding sequence ATGGCGCTGATTGTACTTAGAATTGTTTTTATCTTGGTGGCCGCCGGTGTCGGCATCACGGTCATCCAGGTCGATGCTTTCCGCAGTGCGCTGCAGGACCAGCCATTTTGGGCGTTCGTCGGGGTTCTGGTCCTGGCGTTGGCGGTCATCGGCATCGATATATTCGTCAAGAACAAGCGATACGACACCATCTCTGGGGTCTATTTCGGGCTACTGGTGGGGCTCTCGCTGACCTACATTCTGGGGCTGATCACCCAGGTATGGTTCCCGGCCGACAATCCCGGAGCGGTCACGGCCCACCGGGCACTACAATTGGTGGTCGGGATGGTGCTGTGTTACAGCTGTATCAGCCTGGTGCTGCAAACCAAGGACGACTTTCGCTTCATCATTCCTTACGTCGAATTTGCCAAGGAAGTGAAAGGGCCCAAGCCGTACGTGCTGGATACCAGCATCGTGATCGATGGCCGCATCGCCGACGTCGTCGAGACCGGCTTCTTCGACAACGTGCTGATCATGCCCAGGTTCGTTCTGGCCGAACTGCAAGGCATCGCCGATAGCAGCGACAAGCTGAAGCGCAGCCGCGGCCGCCGTGGGCTCGATATCTTGAACCGCCTGCGAAACAACGACCAGGTCGACCTAAAGATCCACGATCGCGAGACGCCCGACATGGAAGGCCAACCGGTCGACATGAAGCTGGTGCTGCTGGCGAAGCTGCTGGAAGGGAAGATCGTCACCGGCGATTACAACCTGAACAAGGTTGCCAAGCTGCATAACGTGGAAGTGATCAACCTGAACGAAATCGCCAACGCCTTGAAACCGGTCTTCCTGCCAGGCGAACATCTTTCGGTGCGGATTGTCAAAAAGGGTGAAGAAGATAGCCAAGGCGTCGGCTACCTGGACGACGGAACGATGATCGTCGTCGAAGGGGGGCGTGAGCACATCAACAGCCAGGTCCGCATTCTGGTGACCAGCGTGCTGCAGACCAGTGCCGGCCGCATGATCTTCGGACGCTATGAAGCGAACGAAGGGGGCCCTTCCGGCGGCGGTCAAAAGACGCCGGCTAACACTTCCGCCTAA
- the rsfS gene encoding ribosome silencing factor produces the protein MTESDKPETSDNSDNASFELAKAAAQVIEDNNGRDICILDMRHLTPIFDYFVIGTGGSRRQLHAMSEEIDDKLEKELGDRRMGREGYDESRWILLDYGTIVCHLFDEETREYFQLEQLWADAKKVDLTGILRNPGE, from the coding sequence GTGACTGAATCCGACAAGCCTGAAACTTCCGACAACAGCGATAACGCCAGCTTCGAGCTTGCCAAGGCAGCCGCCCAGGTCATCGAAGACAACAACGGCCGCGATATCTGCATCCTCGACATGCGGCACCTGACGCCGATCTTCGATTACTTCGTCATCGGCACCGGCGGCAGCCGCCGGCAGCTGCACGCAATGAGCGAAGAGATCGACGACAAGCTCGAGAAAGAGCTGGGTGATCGCCGCATGGGACGCGAAGGGTACGACGAAAGCCGCTGGATCTTGTTGGACTACGGCACCATCGTCTGCCATCTGTTCGACGAAGAAACCCGCGAGTACTTCCAGCTGGAACAACTGTGGGCCGATGCCAAGAAGGTTGACCTGACCGGCATCTTGCGAAACCCGGGCGAATAA